Proteins from one Pelosinus sp. IPA-1 genomic window:
- the glpK gene encoding glycerol kinase GlpK, whose amino-acid sequence MTKKYVMALDAGTTSNRAIIFDQDSNIIAVAQKEFTQIFPKAGWVEHDADEIWSTQHDVMQQVLQKAGLSATDISAIGITNQRETAVVWDKTTGRPVYNAIVWQSRQTMDICNDLKAKGLEGEFQQKTGLVVDAYFSGTKVKWILDNVEGARAKAENCELLFGTIDTWLIWKLTGGKVHVTDYSNASRTLMYNIRELKWDEKLLEYLTVPACVLPEVKSSSEVYGQTDVAIFGAAVPISGAAGDQQAALFGQTCFQPGMAKNTYGTGCFMLMNTGSKVYESKNGLLTTIAWGLNGKVDYALEGSIFVAGSAVQWLRDGLRLLEAAPDSEYIAKKVKDADGVYVVPAFVGLGAPYWDMKARGAILGLTRGTSKSHVVRATLDSMAYQTKDVLSAMEADSSIKLQALKVDGGAVANNLLMQFQADILGVPVDRPKVTETTALGAAYLAGLAVGVWKTKEELVSTWQLDNRFEPSMDAEESAKLYKGWQKAVKRAMNWED is encoded by the coding sequence ATGACTAAAAAATATGTAATGGCCCTTGATGCAGGTACAACTAGTAACAGAGCGATTATTTTTGACCAAGACTCTAATATTATTGCAGTAGCGCAAAAAGAATTTACTCAAATATTTCCTAAAGCTGGTTGGGTTGAGCATGATGCGGACGAAATTTGGAGCACGCAACATGATGTAATGCAACAAGTTTTACAAAAAGCTGGATTAAGTGCAACTGATATTTCTGCAATTGGTATCACGAACCAAAGAGAAACTGCAGTTGTTTGGGATAAAACTACTGGTAGACCTGTCTATAATGCAATCGTTTGGCAATCTCGTCAAACCATGGATATTTGCAACGACTTAAAAGCAAAAGGCTTAGAAGGCGAATTCCAACAAAAAACTGGTTTAGTCGTTGATGCTTACTTCTCAGGTACTAAAGTGAAATGGATTTTGGACAATGTAGAAGGCGCACGTGCTAAAGCAGAGAATTGCGAGTTATTGTTTGGTACCATTGACACTTGGCTAATTTGGAAGTTGACTGGTGGAAAAGTACATGTTACTGATTACTCCAATGCTTCTCGTACATTAATGTACAACATTCGCGAATTGAAATGGGATGAAAAACTTCTTGAGTATTTAACTGTACCTGCTTGCGTCCTTCCTGAAGTTAAATCTTCAAGCGAAGTATATGGTCAAACAGATGTTGCTATATTTGGTGCAGCTGTGCCTATTTCTGGTGCTGCTGGTGACCAACAAGCTGCTTTATTTGGTCAAACTTGCTTCCAACCTGGTATGGCGAAAAACACTTACGGAACTGGCTGCTTCATGTTAATGAACACTGGCAGTAAAGTGTATGAGTCTAAAAATGGCTTGTTAACTACAATTGCTTGGGGTCTTAATGGCAAAGTGGATTATGCTTTAGAAGGCAGTATCTTCGTTGCAGGTTCAGCTGTTCAATGGTTGCGTGATGGTTTGCGCTTATTAGAAGCTGCTCCTGATTCTGAATATATTGCTAAAAAAGTAAAAGACGCTGATGGCGTATATGTAGTACCTGCTTTTGTTGGTCTTGGTGCTCCATACTGGGATATGAAAGCTCGCGGTGCGATCCTCGGATTGACTCGTGGAACTAGCAAATCTCATGTTGTTCGCGCAACTTTGGATTCCATGGCATACCAAACAAAAGATGTTTTAAGTGCAATGGAAGCGGATTCAAGCATTAAATTACAAGCTTTGAAAGTAGATGGCGGTGCTGTTGCTAACAACTTGTTAATGCAATTCCAAGCAGATATTTTAGGCGTCCCAGTTGATCGTCCTAAGGTTACTGAAACAACTGCGCTTGGTGCAGCTTACCTTGCAGGTTTGGCTGTTGGCGTATGGAAAACAAAAGAAGAGCTTGTTAGCACTTGGCAATTAGATAATCGTTTTGAGCCTTCTATGGATGCTGAAGAAAGTGCAAAATTATACAAAGGTTGGCAAAAAGCGGTTAAACGCGCTATGAACTGGGAAGACTAA
- the glpA gene encoding anaerobic glycerol-3-phosphate dehydrogenase subunit GlpA: protein MQKATVVVIGGGATGVGILRDLCMRGVDAILIEQQDLAYGTSSRYHGLLHSGGRYAVKDAEAGKECIEENTILRKIGRHCVEQTEGFFARTHLDDEDFEGKWVEACAKVGIPTIPISVEEARRLEPNLSAKIKSVYRVPDAAIDGFRMVWQNVASARKYGGRVMTYTTVVGIEHSNNQVVGMKVKNTLTGEVSNIACDFIVSAAGSWAGEIAALAGITVNVQPDRGTLIAFNHRIASRIINRLRPASDGDIFVPHGSITILGTTSASVDKPDDTIPNAKEVVELLNIGEALFEDLRSYRMLRAFAGTRPLYSADPNAKGRGASRGFVTLDHAHDGLKGFVSVVGGKFTTYRLMAEKVTDLVCNYLNVKTPCRTALEDLVDDASPALMAKARLYFPAYGAELAASRLGSEGLEKVIDRMQAKPEKRQLLCECENVTMAEVEEAAADSTSFMISDVRRKTRMGMGTCQGAFCTFRSVGAVDANGLSWGKDTNVLFKEFLQGRWKGIRPILWGNVMREMELTRGIYEGTLNINGAIDDEGK from the coding sequence ATGCAAAAGGCGACAGTTGTTGTAATTGGTGGCGGTGCCACAGGAGTTGGAATTCTGCGCGATTTGTGCATGCGGGGAGTCGATGCGATTCTTATTGAGCAGCAAGATCTAGCGTATGGTACTAGCTCTCGTTATCATGGACTCTTGCATAGCGGCGGACGTTATGCAGTAAAGGATGCTGAGGCAGGTAAAGAGTGTATTGAAGAAAATACAATCTTACGTAAAATCGGTAGACATTGTGTAGAGCAAACAGAAGGCTTTTTTGCTCGAACTCACTTGGATGATGAGGATTTCGAAGGGAAATGGGTAGAAGCTTGTGCTAAGGTTGGTATTCCGACGATTCCTATTTCCGTAGAGGAAGCACGTCGTCTAGAACCAAATTTGAGTGCTAAAATAAAATCTGTATATCGCGTACCTGATGCTGCAATTGATGGTTTTCGTATGGTTTGGCAAAACGTGGCATCCGCTCGTAAGTACGGCGGAAGGGTCATGACCTATACTACGGTTGTTGGTATTGAACATAGCAACAATCAAGTAGTAGGTATGAAAGTCAAGAATACGTTAACTGGCGAAGTCAGTAATATTGCTTGCGATTTTATCGTCAGTGCTGCTGGTTCTTGGGCTGGAGAAATTGCTGCTTTGGCAGGGATTACAGTCAATGTACAACCAGATAGAGGTACGTTGATTGCATTTAATCATCGTATTGCAAGTCGTATTATTAATCGTTTGCGTCCCGCATCGGATGGAGATATTTTTGTTCCCCACGGTTCTATTACTATTTTAGGGACTACTTCTGCATCTGTAGATAAACCAGATGATACGATTCCTAATGCAAAAGAAGTAGTAGAATTGTTAAATATCGGGGAAGCTTTATTCGAAGATTTAAGAAGTTATCGTATGCTTAGAGCATTTGCAGGCACGAGACCACTTTATAGCGCGGATCCTAATGCAAAAGGCCGTGGTGCATCCCGTGGTTTTGTCACTCTAGATCATGCTCATGATGGACTTAAAGGTTTTGTCAGCGTAGTTGGTGGTAAGTTTACTACCTATCGTTTAATGGCGGAAAAAGTAACAGATTTAGTATGTAATTACCTGAATGTAAAAACGCCTTGTCGTACGGCGCTGGAGGATCTTGTTGATGACGCATCTCCAGCACTTATGGCGAAAGCACGCTTATATTTCCCTGCTTATGGAGCAGAACTTGCAGCTTCTCGTTTAGGTTCAGAAGGCTTGGAAAAAGTAATTGATCGTATGCAGGCAAAACCTGAAAAACGTCAGTTATTATGTGAATGCGAAAATGTAACTATGGCTGAGGTGGAAGAGGCAGCCGCTGATAGTACTAGCTTTATGATTAGTGACGTTCGCCGTAAGACCCGTATGGGCATGGGAACTTGCCAAGGTGCTTTTTGTACCTTCCGTAGTGTTGGTGCGGTAGATGCCAATGGATTATCATGGGGCAAAGATACAAATGTATTATTTAAAGAATTCCTACAAGGTCGCTGGAAAGGGATTCGTCCTATTTTATGGGGAAATGTTATGCGTGAAATGGAACTGACCCGAGGAATCTATGAAGGAACTTTAAACATAAATGGAGCGATTGATGATGAGGGAAAATGA
- the glpB gene encoding anaerobic glycerol-3-phosphate dehydrogenase subunit GlpB, whose protein sequence is MMRENDIIVIGGGLAGLTAAAVAAKRGKKVMVLSLGAGTLTIGGGIVDVIGYLDGNKPVATPSAGLLQLPAEHPYKKIGRPAIEDAIKFFKEICEEEGYPYMGNLDTMQWVPTAAGTIKPTCLIPKTMNTEELQKANKVIVLGFESLKDFYPQLITKNFKKISRFKDKEYETVMIDPNLAEGRDVTALDVARWLDTEEGISECITKMRNVIQPGSVVIIPPVLGTRPNYRIADRLEQALQCHFIETASVPPSITGLRLRTMMVSYLKKIGVRIVEQATVAKSIVEADKCVAVITEGIDRERTYYAKSFILANGGFYGGGLLAEPGKVIEPIFNLPVEAPEDHEMWANYSLFSNEAQPFAKLGLEVDEKMRPLDADGKVILNNVFVAGRNLRGYDYSFEKSGNGVAIASGYQAAMSV, encoded by the coding sequence ATGATGAGGGAAAATGATATCATAGTAATAGGCGGCGGGTTAGCAGGTCTGACAGCGGCAGCTGTAGCGGCGAAACGCGGTAAAAAGGTAATGGTATTGTCCTTAGGGGCCGGTACTTTGACAATTGGCGGCGGTATTGTTGATGTAATTGGATATTTGGATGGTAATAAACCAGTAGCTACGCCAAGTGCAGGCTTACTGCAATTGCCAGCGGAACATCCATACAAAAAAATTGGTCGTCCTGCCATTGAAGACGCAATCAAATTCTTTAAAGAGATCTGCGAAGAAGAGGGATATCCTTATATGGGAAACCTTGATACCATGCAATGGGTACCAACGGCAGCTGGTACAATCAAACCTACCTGTTTAATTCCAAAAACCATGAATACAGAAGAACTTCAAAAAGCAAACAAGGTAATTGTATTGGGATTTGAATCACTTAAAGATTTTTACCCACAATTAATCACTAAAAACTTTAAGAAGATTTCTCGATTTAAAGATAAAGAATATGAAACAGTTATGATTGATCCGAATTTGGCAGAAGGCCGTGATGTCACTGCATTGGATGTAGCTCGTTGGCTTGATACAGAAGAAGGAATTTCCGAATGTATCACTAAAATGCGTAACGTAATTCAGCCAGGCAGCGTAGTTATCATTCCACCAGTACTTGGGACACGTCCTAATTACCGCATCGCTGATCGATTGGAACAAGCTCTGCAATGTCATTTTATTGAAACGGCATCTGTGCCTCCTTCCATTACTGGTTTACGTCTTCGTACAATGATGGTTAGCTACTTGAAAAAAATCGGTGTTCGTATTGTGGAACAAGCGACAGTTGCTAAGTCCATTGTAGAAGCTGATAAATGTGTGGCTGTAATAACAGAAGGCATTGATAGAGAACGTACCTATTATGCAAAATCATTTATTTTAGCAAATGGTGGTTTCTACGGTGGTGGCTTACTTGCAGAACCAGGAAAAGTTATCGAACCTATTTTCAATTTGCCTGTAGAGGCTCCTGAAGACCATGAAATGTGGGCGAATTATTCTTTATTCTCCAATGAAGCACAGCCTTTTGCAAAACTTGGTTTAGAAGTTGACGAAAAAATGCGTCCTCTTGATGCCGATGGCAAAGTCATTTTAAATAACGTCTTTGTTGCTGGGCGGAATCTGCGCGGTTACGATTACTCTTTTGAGAAATCAGGTAATGGTGTAGCAATTGCGTCAGGTTATCAAGCGGCTATGTCAGTGTAA
- a CDS encoding anaerobic glycerol-3-phosphate dehydrogenase subunit C yields MKKHHNNPDSCTACTVCIANCPVTAATRKFRGPKMVGPTLERMRLSHEDVEPSLEYCSNCKNCDMSCPSGVPISTLNMLARAKYYKTRKHSLRDWILSHGEKMAKLSAATPGMANFGMKMSRGILKQIGISDKAPLPAYAPKSFSKLFKALKQKSYPDKVVFYPGCFINYNDPQVGMDFVAVMQANKFEVIVEDGLVCCGSPLVVNGFLDEAEENAKTNIQILKKWTDKGYPVITCCTSCGLMLKQEYQELFHIEGVQEYAKHLYDAGEFLLDLHDQGRLNTDFGTLNEKYMYHSPCHLRAQGMGLPGLDLLALIPGLDVQDVDGGCCGISGNYGFKAEKYDIAMSIGSTLFDKIKESRLDTVVSECGTCRLQIGHGANVKTLHPMTLVRRAYEAKQK; encoded by the coding sequence ATGAAGAAACATCATAATAATCCAGATAGTTGTACAGCTTGTACAGTATGTATTGCTAATTGCCCAGTGACAGCTGCGACACGTAAATTTCGTGGCCCTAAAATGGTTGGCCCAACCTTAGAGAGAATGAGATTATCTCACGAGGATGTTGAACCTTCTTTAGAATATTGCTCTAATTGTAAGAATTGTGATATGTCATGTCCTTCTGGCGTTCCTATTTCTACGCTTAATATGTTAGCGAGAGCTAAATACTATAAAACTCGTAAACATAGCTTACGGGATTGGATTTTATCTCATGGCGAAAAAATGGCAAAGTTGAGTGCGGCTACACCTGGTATGGCTAACTTCGGCATGAAAATGAGTCGTGGCATTTTGAAACAGATTGGTATTTCTGATAAAGCTCCATTGCCAGCTTATGCCCCTAAATCCTTTAGTAAGTTGTTTAAGGCGTTAAAACAAAAAAGTTATCCTGATAAAGTTGTTTTTTATCCTGGCTGCTTTATTAATTACAACGACCCTCAAGTAGGGATGGATTTTGTCGCTGTTATGCAAGCCAATAAATTTGAAGTGATTGTAGAAGATGGTCTTGTATGCTGTGGTTCACCTTTAGTCGTAAATGGCTTTTTAGATGAGGCAGAAGAAAATGCGAAAACAAATATCCAAATCCTTAAAAAATGGACGGATAAAGGTTACCCTGTTATTACTTGCTGCACCAGCTGTGGCTTAATGCTTAAGCAGGAGTATCAAGAATTATTCCATATTGAAGGTGTTCAAGAATATGCAAAACATTTGTATGATGCAGGTGAGTTCTTGCTGGATCTTCATGATCAAGGACGTTTAAATACGGATTTTGGTACTCTAAATGAAAAATACATGTATCACTCTCCTTGCCATTTACGGGCGCAAGGTATGGGATTGCCAGGTTTAGATTTATTGGCTTTAATTCCAGGACTTGATGTGCAAGATGTGGATGGTGGTTGCTGTGGTATTTCGGGTAACTATGGCTTTAAAGCTGAGAAATATGATATTGCCATGAGTATTGGTTCGACTTTATTTGATAAGATTAAAGAGAGCCGTCTTGATACGGTTGTTTCTGAATGTGGAACATGCCGGCTGCAAATTGGACACGGCGCTAATGTGAAAACATTGCATCCAATGACGTTAGTACGTAGAGCTTATGAGGCAAAACAAAAGTAG
- the phnD gene encoding phosphate/phosphite/phosphonate ABC transporter substrate-binding protein, giving the protein MLQKKVVLFHLTTVLLIGILTSWLVEYIGSLGTLLFVIAMAIISTIALFRTWPKAGDIEKSQAQSSVIRDDSVTKVDMYGIAEDLSFISQQLAWVTGHSNTALKKLTQQSNSIAGESETTASSAQEASAGVEEIASNAAVVANASQQALEQCQHSSQLVLKNQQQITQASNTMLEVAQVVQTSVNDMEELTIASKKIGAFVGKIQGIASQTNLLALNAAIEAARAGEQGRGFAVVAEEVRKLASESEVITREVEETVKDVTNRTNYVTSHMQGSKEQIHGIEQIARQSADSMQEVVDNVNQIEDTVAKLCNLSRDQQMTTEQMAVAVESIGTATVEIAAGTQEALQSIGQQEKDIEEVYVLTKKMTAAVDKIQEVASLFKTGKELVFGFNPFTSPQVIKENYTPILEEIAKKLGFQSRVIIVSDYDSLGRSLLNGTIDIGWFSPFAYVSAKDKGDINPLVTTVVNQNPSYHGYIIARKDKAFQSIDSLQGKRFAFVDKQSASGYVYPKAMLLEQGKNPDKFFAETVFLGSHNRVIDAVLEGSVDAGATYSEAMESAKVSGLAVHNLVILKQTEPIPKDVIAGRPGLDQQLLASLKQVFIENTDKTSKHASLMKNTGLNGFIEAQDQVYDVIRKAAKVLK; this is encoded by the coding sequence ATGTTGCAAAAAAAAGTGGTTCTATTTCATTTGACAACAGTGTTGCTCATTGGTATATTAACATCATGGTTAGTAGAATATATTGGGAGCCTAGGAACGTTACTATTCGTTATAGCTATGGCAATTATTTCGACAATTGCCTTATTCAGAACTTGGCCTAAGGCTGGAGACATAGAGAAAAGTCAGGCTCAATCTTCTGTAATAAGGGACGATTCCGTAACTAAGGTAGATATGTATGGTATTGCAGAAGACTTATCTTTTATATCCCAACAATTAGCTTGGGTAACAGGACATAGTAACACAGCTCTCAAAAAACTCACGCAACAATCAAATAGTATTGCAGGCGAAAGTGAAACAACTGCTAGCAGTGCTCAAGAGGCTTCTGCTGGTGTAGAAGAAATCGCTTCGAATGCTGCTGTTGTAGCGAATGCCTCGCAGCAAGCTCTAGAACAATGCCAACATTCTTCTCAACTGGTACTGAAAAATCAGCAGCAGATTACCCAGGCTAGCAATACCATGCTAGAAGTAGCTCAGGTAGTGCAAACCTCTGTTAATGATATGGAAGAACTTACTATCGCGTCTAAAAAAATTGGCGCTTTTGTTGGTAAAATTCAAGGAATTGCCAGCCAAACGAACTTACTCGCACTCAATGCAGCGATTGAAGCAGCTCGTGCTGGCGAGCAAGGACGGGGTTTTGCCGTAGTGGCAGAAGAAGTACGTAAATTGGCTAGTGAGAGTGAAGTCATTACCCGTGAAGTAGAAGAAACGGTAAAAGATGTTACAAATCGCACAAATTATGTTACTTCTCATATGCAGGGGAGCAAAGAGCAAATTCATGGGATTGAACAAATAGCAAGACAATCTGCAGACAGTATGCAGGAAGTTGTCGATAACGTTAACCAAATCGAAGATACTGTAGCAAAGTTATGCAATTTGTCAAGAGATCAACAGATGACTACAGAACAAATGGCCGTGGCAGTAGAGAGTATTGGAACAGCTACTGTTGAAATTGCAGCGGGCACACAAGAAGCGTTGCAAAGCATTGGTCAACAGGAAAAAGATATTGAAGAAGTGTATGTTTTAACAAAAAAAATGACAGCCGCTGTCGATAAAATACAAGAAGTTGCTAGCTTATTTAAAACAGGGAAAGAATTAGTATTTGGATTTAATCCTTTTACATCTCCACAAGTGATTAAGGAAAACTATACGCCGATATTAGAGGAGATTGCCAAGAAATTAGGATTTCAGTCAAGAGTTATTATCGTTTCTGATTATGATTCTTTAGGACGGTCCTTACTGAATGGTACTATTGATATAGGGTGGTTTTCGCCTTTTGCTTATGTTTCTGCAAAAGATAAAGGTGACATTAATCCACTGGTAACCACGGTAGTGAATCAAAATCCGTCCTATCATGGTTATATCATTGCTCGTAAAGATAAAGCGTTTCAATCAATAGATAGTTTACAGGGTAAGCGTTTTGCCTTTGTTGATAAACAGTCTGCTTCTGGTTATGTGTATCCTAAGGCTATGTTATTAGAACAAGGGAAAAATCCTGACAAGTTTTTTGCTGAAACAGTCTTCTTAGGCAGTCACAATCGGGTAATTGATGCAGTCTTAGAAGGCAGTGTCGATGCAGGTGCTACTTACTCAGAGGCAATGGAAAGTGCCAAAGTAAGTGGACTTGCAGTTCATAATTTGGTAATATTAAAACAAACGGAACCCATACCAAAAGATGTTATTGCTGGGCGACCTGGGCTTGATCAACAATTGTTGGCAAGTTTAAAACAGGTTTTTATAGAAAACACGGATAAGACATCAAAACACGCTTCATTAATGAAAAATACTGGATTAAATGGTTTTATTGAAGCCCAGGACCAAGTGTATGATGTCATTAGGAAAGCAGCCAAAGTATTAAAATAA
- the pyk gene encoding pyruvate kinase produces the protein MIKKTKIVCTMGPSTGKPEIMEKLIESGMNVARFNFSHGDHAEHGVRINMMRTASAKLNKPVALLLDTKGPEMRLGNFVEGKVTIEQGQKFILTSRDVEGTKEICSVNHRFLPQEVAPGNQILLSDGLICLAVDKVEGDDIYTTVLNTGVIGNRKRVAAPGVSVNLPPLSEQDVKDVLFAAKEGMDFIAASFIQRAADVLTIRKLLEEVNSDIHIISKIENAEGVKNIDEIIKVSDGIMVARGDLGVEIPTEEVPLVQKMIIEKCNKLGKPVITATQMLESMINNPRPTRAEASDVANAIMDGTDAIMLSGETASGDYPVEAVQMMAKIAIRTEQALQYSEMLHNKGVLTQRTTTEAISHATVQVAHELSAASIITDTQTGYTARMVSKYRPLAHIVAVTPNERTVRKMQVMWGVQPVLRAAAKNSDEMVENAIKSALASGIVSEGDLVVITAGVHATGTGTTNMIRVHVVGNVLLRGVGIGQTAVTGKVCIAHSMKDVESKFKPGEILVVSNVDEETARFAAKASAIIAEEGGLTSHAAIVGISAGIPVIVGVDGATERLTDGTVITVDAARGLVYSGEINAR, from the coding sequence ATGATCAAAAAGACGAAAATTGTTTGTACAATGGGACCAAGTACTGGTAAACCAGAAATCATGGAAAAATTAATTGAATCAGGTATGAATGTAGCACGTTTTAATTTTTCTCATGGTGATCATGCAGAACACGGTGTTCGTATTAACATGATGCGTACTGCAAGTGCAAAACTAAATAAACCAGTTGCATTGCTTCTAGACACTAAGGGCCCAGAAATGCGTCTTGGTAATTTTGTCGAAGGTAAAGTTACCATTGAACAAGGACAAAAATTCATTTTAACTTCTAGAGACGTGGAAGGAACCAAAGAAATTTGTTCCGTCAACCATAGATTCTTGCCTCAAGAAGTAGCACCAGGCAATCAAATTCTTCTGTCTGATGGCTTAATCTGTCTTGCCGTTGACAAAGTAGAAGGCGATGACATTTATACAACTGTACTTAATACAGGTGTAATTGGTAACAGAAAACGTGTGGCAGCACCTGGCGTGTCTGTAAACTTACCACCTTTGTCTGAACAAGATGTGAAGGATGTATTGTTTGCTGCGAAAGAAGGTATGGATTTTATTGCTGCATCTTTCATCCAAAGAGCTGCGGATGTATTGACAATTAGAAAATTATTGGAAGAAGTAAATTCTGATATCCATATCATTTCTAAAATTGAAAATGCAGAAGGCGTAAAAAACATTGATGAAATCATCAAAGTATCCGACGGAATTATGGTAGCTCGTGGTGACCTTGGCGTAGAAATTCCTACGGAAGAAGTGCCTTTAGTACAAAAAATGATTATCGAGAAGTGTAATAAACTAGGCAAACCTGTTATTACAGCAACACAAATGTTAGAATCTATGATCAACAATCCTCGTCCAACTCGGGCAGAAGCAAGTGATGTGGCTAATGCTATTATGGACGGTACTGATGCGATCATGCTAAGTGGTGAAACGGCTAGCGGAGACTATCCAGTAGAAGCAGTTCAAATGATGGCAAAAATTGCAATTCGTACCGAACAAGCTTTACAATATAGCGAAATGTTACACAATAAAGGTGTTTTAACCCAACGTACTACGACAGAAGCAATCAGTCATGCGACGGTACAAGTAGCTCATGAATTAAGTGCTGCATCAATTATTACTGACACGCAAACTGGATATACTGCTCGTATGGTATCAAAATATCGTCCATTAGCCCATATCGTGGCTGTTACTCCTAATGAAAGAACAGTTCGTAAAATGCAAGTTATGTGGGGCGTACAACCTGTTCTGCGTGCTGCTGCAAAAAATAGTGATGAAATGGTTGAAAATGCTATTAAGAGTGCATTGGCTTCCGGTATTGTAAGTGAAGGCGACTTAGTTGTCATTACAGCTGGCGTTCATGCAACTGGTACAGGAACTACGAATATGATTCGTGTACATGTTGTAGGCAATGTTTTGTTACGTGGCGTAGGGATTGGCCAAACAGCAGTAACTGGTAAAGTTTGTATAGCCCATTCTATGAAGGATGTAGAAAGTAAATTCAAACCAGGCGAAATTTTAGTAGTATCCAATGTAGACGAAGAAACAGCGAGATTTGCTGCTAAGGCATCTGCTATCATTGCGGAAGAAGGCGGATTGACTTCTCACGCTGCTATTGTTGGTATTAGTGCAGGAATTCCTGTTATTGTTGGTGTAGACGGAGCAACGGAACGTTTAACAGATGGCACTGTTATTACTGTGGATGCAGCTCGTGGACTTGTATATAGCGGTGAAATCAACGCAAGATAG
- a CDS encoding sugar-binding domain-containing protein, translated as MGTENVPEGKLMWKKTVQLHRKIAPEFIATIEERYDILRSIQHVEPVGRRALAAILDKGERVVRAQVDFLKNAGLVDVSSMGMTITREGQLMLKDLSEYIKVLHGLTVLEDELSEKLGLKQVIIIPGDSETDTTVRRELGRAAANVLAQYLIKDDMIVAVSGGTIMANVAESIHFTQPTVTVVPARGGLGEKVENQANTIAAAMANKLGGKYRMIHVPEGVSEEMVGAMMANNSNILTVADMIKRADVLIHGIGQAREMAVRRGFDEEFVSKLISSGAVGEALGHYCTLEGKNIYITSSVGLHLDDLADIGVVVAVAGGQKKAEAIVAVTSAGGEDVLITDESAAKAIQSII; from the coding sequence ATGGGGACGGAAAATGTCCCAGAGGGAAAGTTAATGTGGAAAAAAACTGTCCAACTTCATCGAAAAATTGCTCCTGAGTTTATTGCGACTATTGAAGAAAGATACGATATCTTGCGATCAATTCAACATGTCGAGCCTGTAGGGCGTAGAGCGTTAGCTGCTATCTTAGATAAAGGCGAACGAGTTGTAAGAGCCCAAGTGGATTTTTTGAAAAATGCTGGTTTAGTAGATGTTTCTTCTATGGGGATGACAATCACCCGTGAAGGACAGCTCATGTTGAAGGATTTGTCGGAATATATAAAAGTTCTTCATGGACTTACCGTATTAGAAGATGAACTTTCGGAGAAATTAGGACTTAAGCAGGTTATTATCATTCCTGGTGATAGTGAGACTGATACAACGGTTCGCAGGGAACTAGGTCGAGCTGCTGCTAATGTTTTGGCCCAGTACTTAATAAAAGATGATATGATTGTTGCCGTCAGTGGTGGAACTATTATGGCCAATGTGGCAGAATCCATTCATTTTACACAACCGACAGTTACTGTTGTTCCAGCCCGGGGCGGACTTGGTGAAAAGGTGGAAAACCAGGCCAATACCATTGCTGCTGCGATGGCGAACAAATTAGGCGGAAAGTATCGTATGATTCACGTTCCAGAAGGTGTCAGTGAAGAAATGGTCGGCGCGATGATGGCAAATAATAGCAATATCCTTACTGTGGCAGATATGATTAAGCGTGCCGATGTTCTGATACATGGTATCGGTCAAGCCAGAGAAATGGCTGTAAGGCGAGGCTTTGATGAGGAATTTGTATCTAAATTAATTAGTAGTGGTGCAGTTGGCGAAGCATTAGGTCATTATTGCACCTTAGAAGGTAAAAATATTTATATTACCAGTAGTGTGGGTTTACATTTGGATGATTTGGCAGATATCGGTGTAGTAGTAGCTGTAGCTGGAGGCCAAAAAAAGGCCGAGGCTATTGTCGCTGTTACTAGCGCAGGTGGAGAGGACGTACTGATTACAGACGAATCGGCTGCCAAAGCCATTCAGAGTATAATATAA